AAATGATCATAACGACAGCCTCTGAAGATGGCATCTGACCAATGCTCCGGCTTACTTGCAATAATCCAATCAGCAGCTTCAGTGGATATATTCCTTATGCTCTCAATTGATGCGTTAAAATCCTCGATGCTGCAGGCTTGGGCTGCTCGAGTGAAATCCTCAACCATCCCATCTCTTATCTGTTGTGACCACGGTCCCTTCCTCAGCTCTCCTTTGAATTCTTCCATGATATGATGCAAACAGAAGGCGTGGTGACTTTCTTCGAACACTTGTGGAACAGCAGCATCCAATCCCTTTTGTCCACTGGACAAAAATGTCATAGCATTGTAAGGATAGTTGTGATTCTGGAGAGCATACCTCAGCTGCATCAAGAACCAAACCCAACTCTCATAATTTTCATCTTCAACCACATTAAATGCCACTGGAAAGACACCATCATCTGCATCAACTCCAGCAGCAACCAGCAACTTGTACTCATTAGTCGCTTTAAGCGGAACCTTGTCAAGAAATATGAGAGGCCTACACCCATTTGTGAAGCCATGCAAAGAAGCGTGGAATGCAACAAAGAAGCGGCGGAATTTTGTATCCACCATCGGAGACAACAAAGCTATGCTACCTGGATTGGTCTCCAAAAGCCTTTCACAATACCAGGGCAAATGGCTATATGTCTCCCGGATAGCATGATAAAGCTCCTTCTGTGCCACTTCTCTACCTCGCCAAACCTGTGAATAGGTCAGCATAACTCCGTATTCTTCATAAATTTCCTTGACAAGGTCCTTTGGCTTGAACAATGGATTCTCATGCAGCTTCTCCTTAATGACAGTAGTCAGCCACTGTCTTGTTGCTCGCCGCTGACCCTCTCCACTTCCTCCACCACATGTATGCTCGTCTGTCATTTTCTTGATAACAAATTTCTTGTTCCGAGATGATTCAGATGCATGCAACCGCCATGTGCAACCCTCACCAACACATTTTACAGTGACACGTGTGGTTTCATTTTTAATGAATCGATAAACAAATCCTTTCCCAATAGCATACTTGCATAACTGAGCACGAAAATCCTTCACATTATCAAATTCTTGACCGACACCTTTGATAATATCATCCCAAAACACAATAGGATTGTTAAGACCCTGTGTAGGTTCTGTTGTGATCTCAGAGCCAACATATGGATTGACTGAATCATCAAAAAGCCCAACTGATTCCCTGCAAAAGCCATGCCAACATCCGTTGAACTCATACTTCACAAACTTGCAGGAATGATGAAGAACATAAAATTAGTCAAACAATTACCTCGCTGTGTTATCAACAAGAGCAAGCTTTTGCTGATTCAAGATGTCTGGAGCTGTGGAACCAGCTCCAGCTGTATTGGCAAAGGCAATATCACTCCCAAATTCCAGTGGAAAAACCCTAGTTTATTTTAACAAAAGTAGCAACCGTATAAATTTGGGCATGATACGGTCATTAAAATAAAATGATGTAACATCTAAAATTAGAGAAGACATGCAAAAATGTGGCAATTCTATGAAACCCAATTATGTACCTGTTGTCATCATTTTCGGTAACAACTTGTCTTGGCTGTTTCACATTATTGGCATTAGCTTGAACTGCAGTGCCAGTAGCACTGGGagtcttcttcttgttttttgaTGCCCTGGAGAAAGATGGTATTCAATATAACATGGAAAAGCACGGGGCTATAAATAACATCAGATAGAGAAAACTGGAACAGTGGCACCTACTTATTTTTGGAAGTTGGCGTTTTCCTTTTATCACCTCGTGCATTAGACCCAGGTTTAGCAGTGGAGGCTCCAGTCTGAGTTATACTCCTAGCAAGAGAAACATACTAATCAAAACAGAACATGAATGATTTACTCAAAAAATAGTAAATTTTGCAAAACTAGAAATTTAAGATATAGTATAAAAAAAGTATAGATTTAACACTCAATTTATAAGAAAACTATAGGTTTAAGCCATGGTATCGCAAAATTACGGCTTGAATCTGTACTTCTAAGATAACTTTGTCGAAGGTTCTGTAGGCTTGCAAAAGTTACTCCAAAAGGCTGcacaaaaaggtaaaaaaggAAATACCTGTTCTCCACTCTACTTATCAAAAAAACATCCACTTGTGCAGAACTAGCAGTAAAATCGACCATCCGTTGCAAATCTCGATCACATGATATTGTGATAAGAGTTCTGTTATTGTTCGGGAGAAAGTATTTCAGTGACACATCTGAAACCTCAACATGAAACACCTTGGACACCTCATCCTTGAAGTTATCTAGTGACATCTCTCGTGTGACGTCAACAGCGTGTGCTTCTCCTCCTTTGTAGATCAAATTGCCATTGGGGCCAGAAGTGAACTCTCCACCATACTGGCAAATGGCAACAACTAGGGACCCCTCTGCCATGCCTCCAGAGTTGTTCCGTAATCTACATGTTAGGAAATAAATCAATGTGCATGCGTAATCCAGGACAGTACAATAAGAAATTAAGTAGTACATAAAGAATCCACGTCACTAtgaaataaatattattatccAAAATTAAATGAAACCCAATAATATCGATATCCCTGATACATGAACTCTACAGAAGCGTGAATTATGGCCCtgctaaaatatttatttatttattttaaaaaaaagaatgattCAGCGAGCAAGTTTCCCAAG
Above is a window of Oryza sativa Japonica Group chromosome 10, ASM3414082v1 DNA encoding:
- the LOC4347952 gene encoding uncharacterized protein isoform X2, coding for MAEGSLVVAICQYGGEFTSGPNGNLIYKGGEAHAVDVTREMSLDNFKDEVSKVFHVEVSDVSLKYFLPNNNRTLITISCDRDLQRMVDFTASSAQVDVFLISRVENRSITQTGASTAKPGSNARGDKRKTPTSKNKASKNKKKTPSATGTAVQANANNVKQPRQVVTENDDNRVFPLEFGSDIAFANTAGAGSTAPDILNQQKLALVDNTARESVGLFDDSVNPYVGSEITTEPTQGLNNPIVFWDDIIKGVGQEFDNVKDFRAQLCKYAIGKGFVYRFIKNETTRVTVKCVGEGCTWRLHASESSRNKKFVIKKMTDEHTCGGGSGEGQRRATRQWLTTVIKEKLHENPLFKPKDLVKEIYEEYGVMLTYSQVWRGREVAQKELYHAIRETYSHLPWYCERLLETNPGSIALLSPMVDTKFRRFFVAFHASLHGFTNGCRPLIFLDKVPLKATNEYKLLVAAGVDADDGVFPVAFNVVEDENYESWVWFLMQLRYALQNHNYPYNAMTFLSSGQKGLDAAVPQVFEESHHAFCLHHIMEEFKGELRKGPWSQQIRDGMVEDFTRAAQACSIEDFNASIESIRNISTEAADWIIASKPEHWSDAIFRGCRYDHFSSNIVDAFNNWIPTKKEGSIVLMIDSLRMKIMEVIEARRESCKSWSGPLTPSMEFKVQDEMSKAGKLTVLCSSETVFEVRGSAIYVVNLANWECTCRRWQLSGLPCMHAVAVFNRVGRSFYDYCSKFFRIESYHLAYSGAIFPIPDMDTVDFSAGANLIPPPKPRTSDKPRRKRFNPNKIPTVVRLCSRCKQAGHNKATCEAIL
- the LOC4347952 gene encoding uncharacterized protein isoform X1; translation: MYYLISYCTVLDYACTLIYFLTCRLRNNSGGMAEGSLVVAICQYGGEFTSGPNGNLIYKGGEAHAVDVTREMSLDNFKDEVSKVFHVEVSDVSLKYFLPNNNRTLITISCDRDLQRMVDFTASSAQVDVFLISRVENRSITQTGASTAKPGSNARGDKRKTPTSKNKASKNKKKTPSATGTAVQANANNVKQPRQVVTENDDNRVFPLEFGSDIAFANTAGAGSTAPDILNQQKLALVDNTARESVGLFDDSVNPYVGSEITTEPTQGLNNPIVFWDDIIKGVGQEFDNVKDFRAQLCKYAIGKGFVYRFIKNETTRVTVKCVGEGCTWRLHASESSRNKKFVIKKMTDEHTCGGGSGEGQRRATRQWLTTVIKEKLHENPLFKPKDLVKEIYEEYGVMLTYSQVWRGREVAQKELYHAIRETYSHLPWYCERLLETNPGSIALLSPMVDTKFRRFFVAFHASLHGFTNGCRPLIFLDKVPLKATNEYKLLVAAGVDADDGVFPVAFNVVEDENYESWVWFLMQLRYALQNHNYPYNAMTFLSSGQKGLDAAVPQVFEESHHAFCLHHIMEEFKGELRKGPWSQQIRDGMVEDFTRAAQACSIEDFNASIESIRNISTEAADWIIASKPEHWSDAIFRGCRYDHFSSNIVDAFNNWIPTKKEGSIVLMIDSLRMKIMEVIEARRESCKSWSGPLTPSMEFKVQDEMSKAGKLTVLCSSETVFEVRGSAIYVVNLANWECTCRRWQLSGLPCMHAVAVFNRVGRSFYDYCSKFFRIESYHLAYSGAIFPIPDMDTVDFSAGANLIPPPKPRTSDKPRRKRFNPNKIPTVVRLCSRCKQAGHNKATCEAIL